In Bacteroidales bacterium, a single genomic region encodes these proteins:
- a CDS encoding bifunctional 3-deoxy-7-phosphoheptulonate synthase/chorismate mutase type II — protein sequence MPAIIENILPLKDYLPVKDNPLIIAGPCSAETEEQVLETAHGLAAIPQVAAFRCGLWKPRTRPGDFEGVGDKGLPWLKRVRQETGLRTAVEVAIPAHIEACLKHGIDILWIGSRTVVNPFSIHEIAEALKGVDIPVLVKNPVNPDLLLWIGALERLSQQGIRKLAAVHRGFSAYRSKPFRNLPIWEIPIELRRLIPGLPVLVDPSHISGNLTMLPHVAQTAIDLAFDGLMIESHIHPEKALTDRDQQLTPAALEELIRCLSLPHGSTREEDVRLVEWRKEIDEIDEKVLQLLGKRMETVNHIGKHKKEAGMDFLQLERWKQVVEDRLEKGTARGLSRNFLLKLLHAIHEEALRKQAGKKE from the coding sequence ATGCCTGCCATTATAGAAAATATTCTTCCTTTGAAGGATTATCTGCCTGTAAAGGACAATCCTTTGATCATCGCGGGCCCATGCAGTGCTGAGACAGAAGAGCAAGTTTTGGAAACAGCTCACGGGTTGGCTGCAATACCTCAGGTAGCTGCGTTCCGTTGCGGGCTCTGGAAACCCCGGACACGTCCGGGTGACTTCGAGGGAGTGGGTGATAAAGGATTGCCCTGGCTAAAGCGCGTCAGGCAGGAAACCGGGCTCAGGACTGCTGTCGAGGTGGCCATCCCGGCACATATAGAAGCCTGCTTAAAGCATGGCATCGATATCCTGTGGATCGGTTCGAGAACCGTCGTCAACCCGTTCTCTATCCATGAAATCGCGGAAGCGCTCAAAGGAGTGGACATTCCTGTCCTGGTGAAGAACCCGGTAAATCCTGACCTGCTGTTGTGGATCGGTGCGTTGGAAAGGTTGAGTCAGCAGGGCATCCGCAAGCTTGCGGCTGTGCACAGGGGATTTTCCGCTTATAGGAGCAAACCGTTCAGGAACCTGCCGATCTGGGAGATCCCGATAGAGTTGCGGCGGCTTATCCCGGGACTGCCGGTACTCGTTGATCCAAGCCATATCAGCGGAAACCTGACGATGCTTCCCCATGTTGCACAGACTGCCATAGACCTGGCATTCGACGGACTGATGATCGAATCCCATATTCACCCGGAAAAGGCGCTGACCGACCGTGACCAGCAGCTTACTCCCGCTGCCCTGGAAGAATTGATCCGGTGCCTGTCGTTGCCTCACGGATCAACCAGAGAAGAAGATGTCAGGCTTGTTGAATGGCGTAAGGAAATCGATGAAATTGATGAAAAGGTTCTGCAGTTGTTGGGAAAGCGCATGGAAACCGTCAATCACATTGGCAAGCACAAGAAGGAGGCAGGGATGGATTTTCTGCAACTGGAGCGTTGGAAGCAGGTGGTGGAAGACCGGCTTGAAAAAGGGACTGCCCGGGGATTGAGCCGGAATTTCCTGCTTAAACTGCTCCATGCCATCCATGAAGAAGCCTTGCGGAAACAGGCGGGGAAGAAGGAATAA
- a CDS encoding immune inhibitor A, producing MKRLIFTMILSVMMLFAAAQAQFSRVKLFANHDDMVNLAARGLAIDHGVFKSGVYVICELSERELAIADAAGIRYEVLIPDMTKYYVERNKPFLSRLDEIKHAKYTLSRDWPVPEGFELGTVGGFLSIDQAMAHLDNMATLYPYLISPRYALDYPTHNDQELYWVRLSDNPTTNEDEPEVLYTGMHHAREPIGMQLLVYYMYYLLENYDTDPDVRYIVDNFELYFVPIINMDGYAYNIQNEPSGGGMWRKNRRQNDDGSYGVDLNRNYGYMWGYDDNGSSPYPWDDTYRGPSAFSEPEIMNIRDFCNEHEFMIALNYHSYQNELLYPWGYITDPCPDDAIFNAFGEILTYENAYEYGPASTTIYLTNGSSDDWMYGEQTSKALIYSYTPEVGDGSAGFWPPVPQIIPLCQVNMWQNIMAARLAGPWASLTDLTPAILENKTGLLFFKIKRLGLKDGATYTVSIEPLNDAIDSVSTPFTFSDLDIMETTSAAFIYVLKESIQGGAHIDYLLSINDGFGTISDTIHKYYGTSVVIFEDTASSFQNWISSKWNTTTNQYHSPDKSITDSPYGQYVDNENNIMTLSEPIDLTEEQAAILNFWTKWDIELGYDYVQIFITDDEGANWTPMEGKYTRPGTIYQVSGQPLYHGTQGTWVKEQIDLKQFLGEQIKIRFVLRSDSYVEGDGFYWDDMTVTVVDLATGVVETQNFASQTEGAKISIQPNPASGRVTMDYIIENFNPGNASLVVYDFSGKIVYKTILTDEKGGVSWDITEWSAGMYFYAVRGYENIIASGKLIVK from the coding sequence ATGAAAAGACTGATTTTTACTATGATCCTTTCGGTCATGATGCTATTTGCTGCTGCCCAGGCCCAGTTTTCACGGGTGAAACTTTTTGCCAATCACGATGACATGGTTAACCTGGCCGCCCGGGGACTGGCCATTGACCACGGCGTCTTCAAATCGGGCGTTTATGTGATATGCGAACTTTCAGAAAGAGAGCTGGCGATTGCCGACGCGGCCGGTATCAGATATGAAGTTTTGATACCGGATATGACAAAATATTACGTTGAAAGGAACAAGCCTTTTCTTTCCCGGCTTGATGAGATAAAGCACGCGAAATATACTCTCAGCCGCGACTGGCCGGTGCCTGAAGGCTTCGAGCTCGGCACTGTCGGAGGTTTCCTTTCCATTGACCAGGCCATGGCACACCTTGATAACATGGCCACACTTTACCCGTACCTGATCTCCCCGAGGTACGCCCTGGATTATCCGACCCATAACGACCAGGAGCTTTACTGGGTGCGTCTTTCTGACAACCCGACCACCAACGAGGATGAGCCCGAAGTCTTGTATACCGGGATGCATCACGCCCGTGAACCTATCGGCATGCAATTGCTGGTCTATTATATGTATTACCTTCTTGAAAATTATGATACTGACCCTGATGTCCGGTATATCGTCGATAATTTCGAACTCTATTTTGTCCCGATCATCAACATGGACGGCTATGCTTATAACATCCAGAACGAGCCGAGCGGCGGAGGAATGTGGCGGAAGAACAGGCGGCAGAATGATGACGGATCCTATGGTGTGGATTTAAACAGGAACTATGGCTATATGTGGGGTTATGATGATAACGGGTCATCTCCTTATCCATGGGATGATACCTATCGTGGACCATCAGCCTTCTCTGAGCCGGAAATAATGAACATTCGAGATTTTTGCAACGAACATGAGTTCATGATTGCCTTAAATTACCATTCATACCAGAACGAGCTTCTTTACCCCTGGGGTTATATCACTGATCCTTGTCCTGATGATGCTATTTTTAATGCATTCGGCGAAATCCTGACTTATGAGAACGCATATGAATACGGTCCGGCCAGCACGACAATTTATCTCACCAATGGGAGCTCTGACGACTGGATGTATGGGGAACAAACTTCCAAAGCGTTGATTTATTCTTACACTCCCGAAGTCGGTGATGGCAGTGCGGGCTTCTGGCCGCCGGTCCCTCAGATTATCCCGCTTTGCCAGGTCAATATGTGGCAAAATATCATGGCTGCCAGACTCGCCGGGCCATGGGCAAGCTTAACAGACCTGACTCCTGCAATTCTGGAAAATAAAACCGGCCTGCTCTTCTTTAAAATCAAACGGCTTGGACTGAAAGATGGCGCCACTTACACTGTATCCATTGAACCTTTGAATGATGCCATCGATTCTGTTAGTACTCCATTTACATTCAGTGACTTAGATATCATGGAAACCACAAGTGCGGCTTTCATATATGTACTTAAAGAAAGTATTCAAGGCGGAGCTCACATTGATTACCTTTTGTCGATAAATGATGGCTTTGGAACGATTTCCGACACAATTCACAAGTATTACGGTACATCGGTAGTAATTTTTGAAGATACCGCCTCATCCTTCCAGAACTGGATTTCCTCAAAATGGAATACAACGACCAATCAATATCATTCTCCGGACAAATCCATCACCGACTCCCCATATGGACAATATGTCGATAATGAGAACAATATAATGACTCTTTCAGAGCCGATTGATCTCACAGAGGAACAGGCTGCTATTCTTAATTTCTGGACAAAATGGGACATTGAGCTTGGTTATGATTATGTCCAGATCTTTATTACTGACGATGAGGGTGCGAACTGGACTCCTATGGAAGGCAAATACACGCGGCCAGGGACTATTTACCAGGTTTCCGGACAGCCACTCTATCATGGTACTCAAGGCACCTGGGTCAAAGAACAGATAGACCTGAAACAGTTCCTGGGTGAACAGATTAAGATACGGTTCGTCTTAAGGAGCGACAGTTATGTGGAGGGCGATGGATTCTACTGGGATGATATGACCGTTACAGTGGTTGATTTGGCCACCGGTGTTGTAGAAACGCAAAATTTTGCGTCTCAAACCGAAGGTGCAAAAATATCCATCCAACCCAATCCGGCCTCCGGTAGGGTGACCATGGATTATATTATTGAAAATTTTAATCCTGGAAATGCTTCATTAGTGGTTTATGATTTCAGTGGGAAAATAGTTTATAAAACTATACTTACTGATGAAAAAGGCGGAGTGAGCTGGGATATTACGGAATGGTCCGCAGGAATGTATTTTTATGCTGTCCGCGGTTATGAAAATATTATAGCATCAGGAAAACTGATCGTTAAATAA
- a CDS encoding magnesium transporter CorA family protein — protein sequence MVDTVKIGTLRWHHIVSPSEVDLQYLKDNFHFHPLDIEDCRSTNQRPKIDIYDDYYFMILHFPSFDLQNRFLTIKEVKFFWGEDYVISIDQTRWVVSEMFDDARKRINNKEEIEIGTSDTMLYRILEKLMNSSLNLMRRLGLELDRINEDLFSKRAQKTILQISITRKNIILINTIFKPQLPLFHKFESGQIAGFAENMEDYWGNILDYNQKMWDMAEDYQELIEGLAKTFDSLQTNRINEIMKILTFFSAILLPLTFITGLFGMNIGLPLQNDPRSFIIIIGLMMLVVVTMLFYFKRRKWL from the coding sequence ATGGTTGATACGGTAAAAATAGGTACCCTGAGGTGGCACCACATCGTTAGCCCGTCTGAAGTAGACCTGCAGTACCTGAAGGATAACTTCCATTTCCACCCCCTGGATATCGAAGACTGCCGAAGTACCAACCAACGACCCAAAATCGACATATATGATGATTATTATTTTATGATCCTTCATTTTCCAAGTTTTGATCTTCAAAATCGTTTCCTGACCATCAAAGAGGTGAAATTCTTTTGGGGAGAGGATTATGTGATCAGTATCGACCAGACCCGCTGGGTGGTTTCGGAAATGTTTGATGATGCGCGCAAAAGGATTAACAATAAAGAAGAAATCGAGATTGGTACTTCCGATACGATGTTATACCGGATCCTTGAGAAGCTGATGAATTCCTCACTGAACCTCATGCGGCGCCTGGGCCTGGAACTTGACCGCATCAATGAGGACCTCTTCAGCAAGCGGGCGCAGAAAACCATTTTACAGATCTCCATTACACGGAAAAATATCATCCTGATCAATACTATTTTTAAACCTCAGCTACCATTGTTCCATAAATTCGAATCGGGACAAATTGCCGGATTCGCTGAAAACATGGAGGACTACTGGGGTAATATCCTCGACTATAACCAGAAGATGTGGGATATGGCCGAAGACTACCAGGAGCTGATCGAAGGGCTCGCAAAAACATTCGACTCGCTGCAGACTAACCGCATCAATGAGATCATGAAGATCCTCACCTTTTTTTCAGCCATTTTACTTCCACTTACCTTCATAACCGGATTGTTCGGTATGAATATCGGCCTTCCGCTTCAGAACGACCCGCGCTCATTTATTATCATCATTGGATTGATGATGCTCGTGGTAGTTACAATGCTTTTCTATTTCAAGAGAAGGAAATGGCTATAA
- the asnS gene encoding asparagine--tRNA ligase: MLDHGIKRTKIKELLQSGEVDKEVVAKGWVRTKRESKNVTFITLNDGSTIQNLQMVVQPDTIDQNIIERINTGAGLSVKGTLIESPGAGQRVELLAKDIILYGEANPDEFPLQPKRHSLEFLREKAHLRFRTNTFAAVTRVRHAMIFAIHKFFTDKGFYNIHTPIITGSDAEGAGEMFRVTILDPIKPPLTETGEVDYKQDFFGKQTNLTVSGQLEAELAALALSDVYTFGPTFRAENSNTSRHLAEFWMIEPEMAFYDINDNMDLAEEMLKYLVIYALENCREDLDFLAKRLEDEEKNKKQEERSAMGLIEKLEFVLENEFERITYTEAIDVLINSKPNKQKKFQYVIEKWGTDLQSEHERYLVEKHFNKPVIIADYPREIKAFYMKQNDDSKTVRAMDVLFPQIGEIIGGSQREENMEKLQERFRELHIPEETLWWYLETRKFGTVPHSGFGLGFERLMLFITGMGNIRDVIPFPRTPMNAEF; the protein is encoded by the coding sequence ATGCTGGATCACGGGATTAAACGGACAAAAATCAAGGAGCTGCTGCAATCTGGTGAAGTCGACAAGGAAGTCGTAGCCAAGGGCTGGGTAAGGACTAAACGGGAGAGCAAGAATGTCACTTTCATCACGCTCAACGATGGATCGACGATTCAAAACCTACAGATGGTGGTGCAACCTGATACTATTGATCAGAATATAATCGAGCGGATAAATACAGGTGCTGGCCTATCGGTCAAAGGTACGCTTATTGAATCCCCGGGCGCAGGCCAGCGCGTTGAGCTTCTGGCAAAAGATATTATTTTATACGGCGAAGCCAATCCCGATGAATTCCCCCTTCAACCTAAAAGACATTCCCTCGAATTCCTCCGTGAAAAAGCCCATTTGCGTTTCAGGACCAATACGTTCGCGGCGGTCACCCGCGTCCGCCACGCCATGATATTCGCTATCCATAAATTCTTTACGGATAAAGGGTTTTATAACATTCACACGCCTATCATCACAGGTTCCGATGCCGAAGGGGCCGGGGAGATGTTCCGGGTTACTATTCTGGATCCCATCAAACCACCCCTTACGGAAACGGGAGAAGTGGATTATAAGCAGGATTTTTTTGGTAAACAGACCAACCTGACGGTATCGGGGCAGCTCGAAGCAGAGCTGGCGGCCCTCGCTTTATCCGACGTATACACCTTTGGTCCGACCTTCCGTGCGGAAAATTCCAACACCAGCCGCCACCTGGCCGAATTCTGGATGATAGAGCCGGAAATGGCCTTTTATGACATCAACGACAACATGGACCTGGCTGAGGAAATGCTGAAATACCTTGTGATCTACGCTCTGGAAAATTGCCGGGAAGACCTGGATTTCCTCGCTAAACGGTTGGAAGACGAAGAAAAGAACAAAAAACAGGAAGAGCGCTCCGCGATGGGTCTTATCGAAAAACTGGAATTCGTCCTGGAAAATGAATTTGAGCGCATCACATACACCGAGGCCATAGATGTACTGATTAATTCCAAACCTAATAAACAAAAGAAATTTCAGTACGTGATAGAGAAATGGGGCACTGATTTACAATCAGAGCATGAACGCTACCTGGTGGAAAAGCACTTTAACAAGCCGGTGATCATCGCTGATTACCCAAGGGAGATCAAGGCATTTTACATGAAGCAGAATGATGACAGCAAGACGGTGAGGGCCATGGATGTGCTGTTCCCTCAGATCGGGGAGATCATAGGCGGCTCACAACGCGAAGAAAACATGGAAAAATTGCAGGAACGCTTCCGGGAGCTGCATATCCCGGAGGAAACGCTTTGGTGGTATTTAGAGACCCGGAAGTTTGGTACGGTGCCGCACAGTGGTTTCGGGCTCGGTTTCGAACGACTCATGCTCTTCATCACCGGCATGGGTAATATCCGCGATGTCATTCCTTTCCCCAGGACGCCGATGAATGCGGAGTTCTGA
- the gldD gene encoding gliding motility lipoprotein GldD: protein MRAKNILILFTSTLTLIFILTLAGCRQDYAPKPRGYFRIDLPEKQYVRFDSSYPYSFEYPVYAKITPDNRSTSEPYWINIDFPGFQGRIFISYKPVRNNLTEYLEDSRTFVVKHIPKADAIDDSLIYRPEDKVFGLVYYIEGSQAASPCQFFLTDSSANFLRGALYFNVSPNNDSLAPVLAFIEEDIRHLVNSFYWK from the coding sequence ATGCGTGCAAAGAATATACTAATTCTCTTTACTTCAACCTTAACCTTAATCTTTATTCTGACTTTGGCCGGATGCAGGCAGGATTATGCACCCAAACCCCGGGGTTATTTCCGGATAGATCTTCCTGAAAAACAATATGTCAGGTTTGATTCATCCTACCCTTATTCTTTTGAATATCCTGTTTATGCGAAAATAACACCAGATAACAGGTCCACATCAGAGCCCTATTGGATCAACATTGATTTTCCCGGATTTCAGGGACGTATCTTTATCAGCTACAAACCGGTAAGGAATAATTTAACCGAATACCTTGAAGATAGCAGAACTTTTGTAGTCAAACATATCCCCAAAGCGGACGCCATTGACGATTCGCTGATTTACCGGCCGGAAGATAAAGTTTTCGGATTGGTTTATTATATCGAAGGTTCACAGGCAGCATCTCCCTGCCAGTTTTTCCTGACCGACAGTTCGGCAAATTTCCTTCGGGGGGCCTTGTATTTTAATGTTTCACCCAATAATGATTCCCTGGCACCGGTCCTTGCCTTTATCGAGGAAGATATCAGGCATCTGGTGAACTCTTTCTATTGGAAATGA
- the gldE gene encoding gliding motility-associated protein GldE codes for MEIFDSGLFRSFGMILLDLPVTGFSLTVIAGILAILVLLVGTAMASGAETAFFSLGPNQLHELRLKEDKADKAVLHLLEMPKHLLATLVISNDFFNVAIIIISTYVTNSLFDFSRFPYWLAFLIQVVVVTSLILLFGEVMPKVYATRSSLKFARILAGPLRVLIRIFYPLSNLLVRSTNLIDRRINRKAYNVSISELSDAIELTSGKNTPEEEKKILQGIVKFGDMDVKEIMKSRVDVTAVDIGTNFKELLNLIIEAGYSRIPAYEDSFDQVRGIIYIKDLLPHLNQEDDFNWRDLLRDAFFVPENKKINDLLQEFQEKKIHMAVVVDEYGGTSGIVTLEDIIEEIVGEISDEHDEPSGDFEYSRLDDNNYIFEGKTSLNDLYKILYIEDGLFDEVRGDADSLAGLILELMEKMPEKDEQVSYRQFTFTIKAVDKRRIKRVKVTLSKPESDPDFLE; via the coding sequence TTGGAAATTTTCGATTCAGGCCTTTTCCGGTCATTTGGTATGATCCTGCTTGATTTGCCGGTTACTGGTTTTTCTTTGACGGTTATTGCAGGTATCCTCGCAATTTTGGTGCTTCTGGTTGGTACGGCTATGGCTTCCGGAGCAGAAACTGCCTTCTTTTCTCTGGGACCAAACCAGTTGCATGAACTCAGGCTTAAGGAAGATAAAGCCGACAAGGCTGTCCTTCATCTCCTGGAAATGCCCAAACACCTGCTGGCTACATTGGTGATCAGCAACGATTTTTTCAATGTTGCCATCATCATCATATCAACCTATGTTACCAACAGCCTGTTCGACTTTAGCCGGTTTCCCTATTGGCTGGCTTTCCTGATACAGGTCGTAGTGGTTACTTCCCTTATCCTTTTGTTTGGTGAAGTGATGCCTAAAGTTTATGCCACCCGTAGCAGTCTTAAGTTTGCACGCATATTGGCCGGCCCGTTGCGCGTCTTAATCAGGATTTTCTACCCCCTCAGCAACCTGCTGGTAAGGTCGACAAACCTGATCGACAGGCGGATAAACCGCAAAGCCTATAATGTTTCCATCAGCGAACTGTCAGATGCCATAGAACTTACTTCCGGAAAGAATACACCGGAAGAGGAGAAGAAAATCCTTCAGGGTATAGTTAAATTTGGCGATATGGATGTAAAGGAGATCATGAAATCCAGAGTGGATGTTACGGCAGTTGATATCGGGACAAACTTCAAAGAGCTGCTGAATCTGATCATTGAGGCAGGCTATTCAAGAATCCCCGCTTATGAAGATTCCTTTGACCAGGTTAGGGGCATCATTTATATCAAAGACCTTCTCCCGCATCTCAACCAGGAGGATGACTTTAACTGGAGAGACCTCCTGAGAGATGCCTTCTTCGTGCCGGAAAACAAGAAGATAAATGACCTGCTACAGGAGTTTCAGGAGAAAAAAATACACATGGCCGTTGTGGTGGACGAATATGGCGGTACTTCGGGAATTGTCACACTGGAGGATATTATTGAAGAGATTGTCGGGGAAATCAGTGATGAACATGATGAGCCTTCCGGCGATTTTGAATATTCAAGGCTGGATGATAATAATTATATTTTTGAGGGAAAAACTTCGCTGAATGATTTGTATAAGATCCTTTACATCGAAGATGGATTATTTGATGAAGTCAGGGGAGATGCCGACTCATTGGCCGGCCTTATTCTCGAATTAATGGAAAAAATGCCCGAAAAAGATGAACAGGTGTCTTACCGCCAGTTTACATTTACTATTAAAGCGGTGGATAAAAGAAGGATAAAACGGGTAAAGGTAACACTATCAAAGCCTGAATCTGACCCGGATTTTCTTGAGTAA